From the genome of Turicibacter faecis, one region includes:
- a CDS encoding single-stranded DNA-binding protein, with protein MINRVVLVGRLTRDPELKYTTNGIANLRFSIAVNRTFTSQNGERQADFINCVAWRSQAENMAKFLRKGSLIGVEGRIETGSYQAQDGSMRYTTDVVCDSVQFLEPRSATADRGNFGTQPSHDFSGGNPFGGGYGGTPSFPQQAPTPNNYGGGNPFGATQSVDQGFANPGSNFNSEPDFSSTINISDDDLPF; from the coding sequence ATGATTAATCGCGTTGTTTTAGTAGGGCGATTAACACGTGATCCAGAACTAAAGTATACGACTAATGGAATCGCTAATTTGCGATTTAGTATTGCGGTTAATCGTACTTTCACTAGTCAAAATGGAGAACGTCAAGCAGACTTCATTAATTGTGTAGCATGGCGAAGCCAAGCTGAGAATATGGCGAAGTTTTTACGTAAAGGTTCTTTAATTGGTGTTGAAGGACGTATAGAAACAGGTAGCTATCAAGCTCAGGATGGATCTATGCGGTACACAACAGATGTTGTGTGTGATAGCGTTCAATTCTTAGAACCTCGTTCGGCAACTGCTGATCGTGGAAACTTTGGAACTCAACCATCTCACGATTTTAGTGGAGGAAATCCATTTGGAGGTGGATATGGTGGAACACCATCATTCCCACAACAAGCACCAACACCTAATAATTATGGTGGAGGAAATCCATTTGGAGCCACTCAAAGTGTAGATCAAGGTTTTGCTAATCCAGGATCAAATTTTAATAGTGAGCCGGATTTTAGCTCAACAATTAATATTTCAGATGATGATTTACCATTTTAA
- the rpsF gene encoding 30S ribosomal protein S6 produces the protein MRKYEIMYIVRPNLEEEGRKAVITNFQNMFTNMGAEIVETKEWGMRDLAYAIEDFTKGYYVVMTVNSSIEAKNEFDRLAGISEDVIRYIAIKEEA, from the coding sequence ATGAGAAAATACGAAATTATGTATATCGTTCGTCCAAACTTAGAAGAGGAAGGGCGCAAAGCAGTAATCACAAACTTCCAAAACATGTTCACTAATATGGGTGCGGAAATCGTTGAAACAAAAGAGTGGGGTATGCGTGATTTAGCATATGCTATCGAAGATTTCACAAAAGGTTACTACGTTGTAATGACAGTTAATTCTTCAATCGAAGCGAAAAACGAATTTGATCGTTTAGCTGGAATTAGCGAAGATGTTATTCGTTACATCGCAATCAAAGAAGAAGCTTAA
- the ychF gene encoding redox-regulated ATPase YchF has protein sequence MALTAGIVGLPNVGKSTLFNAITQAGIEAANYPFATIDPNVGVVEVPDERLNKLTELVSPKKTVPTTFEFTDIAGLVRGASNGEGLGNKFLANIREVDAITQVVRCFEDGNIIHVEGSVDPIRDVEVINLELILADMEQVDRRLGRLAKQAKSGDKAAKAEQAVLEKVKAGFDQELPARALELDADDIQTIKHLQLLTLKPILYVANVGEEDLMSDEDNEHVKALQEYAAREGAKVIKVCARIEEEISQLDDDEKSAFLEELGIKESGLDQLIRAAYDLLGLATYFTAGVQEVRAWTFIKGMTAPQCAGVIHSDFERGFIRAETVSYDDLVKYGSEQAAREAGRYRLEGKQYIVQDGDVMLFRFNV, from the coding sequence TTGGCATTAACAGCTGGAATCGTTGGTTTACCTAATGTTGGGAAATCAACTTTATTTAATGCAATAACTCAGGCAGGAATTGAAGCAGCTAATTACCCATTTGCGACAATTGACCCGAATGTGGGTGTGGTTGAGGTCCCAGATGAGCGTTTAAATAAACTTACTGAATTAGTGAGTCCTAAAAAAACAGTTCCAACTACATTTGAATTTACCGATATTGCTGGATTAGTCCGTGGAGCTAGTAATGGGGAAGGGTTAGGAAATAAATTTTTAGCTAATATCCGAGAAGTGGATGCTATTACACAAGTCGTTCGTTGTTTCGAGGACGGGAATATTATTCATGTTGAGGGATCAGTAGACCCAATTCGTGACGTAGAGGTAATTAACCTAGAGTTAATTTTAGCCGATATGGAACAGGTTGACCGTCGTTTAGGTCGCTTAGCGAAACAGGCTAAATCAGGTGATAAGGCAGCTAAGGCCGAACAAGCGGTATTAGAAAAGGTTAAAGCTGGATTTGATCAAGAGTTACCGGCACGTGCGTTAGAGTTAGATGCCGATGATATCCAAACAATTAAACATTTACAATTGCTAACGTTAAAACCAATTCTTTATGTTGCGAATGTAGGTGAAGAAGATTTAATGAGTGATGAGGATAACGAGCATGTAAAGGCATTACAAGAGTATGCCGCACGTGAAGGGGCTAAAGTCATCAAAGTTTGTGCGCGTATTGAGGAAGAGATTTCACAATTAGATGATGATGAAAAGTCAGCATTTTTAGAAGAATTAGGAATAAAAGAAAGTGGTTTGGACCAGTTAATTAGAGCCGCCTATGATTTGTTAGGATTAGCTACTTATTTTACTGCGGGTGTGCAGGAAGTTCGTGCATGGACGTTTATTAAAGGAATGACTGCTCCTCAATGTGCAGGGGTTATTCATAGTGATTTTGAACGTGGATTCATTCGAGCTGAAACAGTTTCATATGATGATTTAGTAAAATACGGTTCAGAGCAAGCGGCACGTGAGGCAGGACGATATCGATTAGAAGGAAAACAGTATATTGTTCAAGATGGTGACGTTATGTTATTCCGTTTTAACGTTTAA
- a CDS encoding NUDIX hydrolase → MAQIHFSVKGLIIKDKKFLVLHKVSPRCEYFDLPGGKMKNNESAEETLQREILEETSLLIKPISVLHQWDFVNQDYLIMGIIYLCQPLTEEIQLSEEHDYYEWIPLNEESIQSLTPSLANAMSHLNLDNVKTIN, encoded by the coding sequence ATGGCGCAAATTCACTTTTCTGTTAAAGGATTAATTATTAAAGATAAAAAATTTTTAGTTCTTCATAAAGTTAGTCCACGGTGTGAGTACTTTGATTTACCAGGCGGAAAAATGAAAAATAACGAAAGTGCAGAAGAAACTCTTCAACGTGAAATATTAGAGGAAACATCCCTTTTAATTAAACCAATAAGCGTATTACACCAATGGGACTTTGTTAACCAGGACTATTTAATAATGGGGATTATTTATTTATGCCAGCCTCTTACAGAAGAAATACAGTTATCAGAAGAACATGATTATTATGAATGGATTCCCTTAAATGAAGAATCTATTCAGTCCTTAACCCCCTCATTAGCAAATGCAATGTCACATTTAAATTTGGATAATGTTAAAACCATCAATTAA
- a CDS encoding prepilin peptidase, whose translation MNYNIYVLTFIIGTILGSFYHVVGYRMPLQLNWMNSRSFCQHCHTSLTGFDLVPVVSYIFLRGRCRHCQQSIPFFHLIIEILSGLLFLLPLHHYGSLGFFSGEIYIAWIFLSLLIVITVSDCYFQLILDKVLIFFFILLVAGYSFFSSCNIFYRLIEGGGTFLIFYVISIVGKFLFKKEALGGGDIKLYGLVGLVLGIRCTFISLLLSTILALIYCCIFRRGNNRTPLTFGPFIAASAYFCLFQGETFLEVYIKLFY comes from the coding sequence ATGAATTATAATATCTATGTTTTAACGTTTATCATCGGAACGATTTTAGGTTCTTTTTACCATGTTGTTGGATATAGAATGCCACTGCAATTAAATTGGATGAATTCACGTTCCTTTTGTCAACATTGTCACACTTCTTTGACCGGGTTTGATCTCGTTCCGGTAGTATCCTACATTTTTTTACGTGGAAGGTGTAGACACTGTCAACAATCTATTCCTTTTTTTCATCTTATTATAGAAATATTATCTGGATTATTATTTTTGTTACCACTACATCATTATGGAAGTTTAGGATTTTTTTCAGGAGAAATTTATATAGCATGGATATTTTTATCTTTATTAATAGTAATTACGGTGTCTGATTGTTATTTTCAATTAATTTTAGATAAGGTTTTGATTTTTTTCTTCATTCTACTCGTAGCCGGATATTCTTTTTTTTCAAGTTGTAATATTTTTTATAGATTAATAGAGGGGGGAGGGACTTTTTTAATTTTTTATGTAATTAGTATAGTTGGAAAATTCCTATTTAAAAAGGAGGCACTAGGAGGTGGAGATATTAAGTTATATGGGTTAGTTGGTTTAGTTTTAGGAATCAGGTGTACATTTATATCATTATTATTATCTACGATACTCGCACTAATTTATTGCTGTATATTTCGACGAGGCAATAATCGTACTCCCTTAACGTTTGGTCCCTTTATTGCTGCTTCGGCATATTTTTGTTTATTTCAGGGAGAAACATTTTTAGAAGTTTACATAAAATTATTTTATTAA
- a CDS encoding transglycosylase domain-containing protein: MKLSKKISAFFKSKYTQVTAVICLELIAIMCLTVYQYFKYLPAPDINVNTTITFYDSKGEVFLEKTYPKDQHWVSLDEISPYVINGFIATEDRNFYDHFGFDPLRMAKAVITNLTTGTRAQGASTITQQYARNLYLSFEKTWSRKIKEAFYTIRLELGYDKDTILEGYLNTINFGHGNYGIEDASLYYFGKHANELSLAEASILVGIPKGPTYYSPIKNPENSSNRQKIVLKSMLDENYISVEDYEHALKSDPVVIGEIPGDVDYEAPYYVDAVLAEVDHLLDGQTSSYRNLNIYTTLDQEIQSQVNKSIVQNVKDLDVQTAVIVMEPSTGYVKALSGGNNYEESQYNRALYSERQIGSLMKPFLYYAALEYGFNPSTTFMNEPTTFTYNGGKDSYTPNNYNSSYAYKSIPMANALAVSDNIYAVKTHTFLGLDVLPKTTKRFGISANIPSIPSAALGVEPVNIMEMAEAYSIFANNGKSVNRKFITSITDDRGFLVYSDTKTEQKQILDKTKTYIMNEMMTGMFNLQQNNHLSITGLSIIQNLTHQYAGKSGSTNTDSWMIGYTPELLTTVWTGYDQGRTLDGVEVNHYAKNIWSEVMENSLKNTQTEWFEKPKNVVAVKIDPTTGYLASEECKNKVTLYYEKNNVPSISCEDHYHKSSLTVSQ; encoded by the coding sequence ATGAAATTATCAAAAAAAATATCTGCATTCTTTAAGTCAAAATATACTCAGGTTACCGCAGTCATCTGCCTAGAATTAATTGCAATTATGTGTCTAACCGTATACCAATACTTCAAATACCTCCCCGCACCGGACATTAACGTTAATACAACCATTACATTCTACGATTCAAAAGGAGAAGTTTTCTTAGAGAAGACATATCCCAAAGATCAACATTGGGTTAGTCTCGATGAAATTTCACCTTATGTTATTAATGGTTTTATAGCAACGGAGGACCGAAACTTTTACGATCACTTTGGGTTTGACCCTCTTCGTATGGCAAAAGCAGTAATCACTAACCTTACCACAGGAACGCGAGCGCAGGGCGCCTCAACCATTACTCAACAATATGCACGAAACTTATACTTAAGCTTTGAAAAAACATGGTCAAGAAAAATTAAAGAGGCCTTTTATACCATTCGTCTTGAACTCGGATATGATAAGGACACTATACTCGAAGGATACTTAAATACTATTAACTTTGGGCATGGAAATTACGGTATAGAAGATGCATCACTCTATTACTTCGGTAAACATGCAAATGAATTATCACTTGCCGAAGCCTCGATATTAGTTGGTATTCCAAAGGGACCCACCTATTATTCACCCATTAAAAACCCCGAAAACTCTTCGAACCGCCAAAAGATTGTTTTAAAGTCTATGTTAGATGAAAACTATATTAGCGTGGAAGATTATGAACATGCCCTAAAAAGTGATCCCGTTGTAATTGGTGAAATCCCTGGGGATGTTGACTATGAGGCCCCTTATTACGTCGACGCTGTTCTAGCCGAGGTCGATCACTTATTAGATGGCCAAACGAGTTCCTACCGAAACTTAAATATTTATACTACACTGGATCAGGAAATACAAAGTCAAGTAAATAAATCTATTGTTCAAAATGTAAAAGATTTAGACGTTCAGACAGCCGTTATTGTTATGGAACCTTCTACCGGATACGTTAAGGCTTTATCTGGAGGAAATAATTATGAGGAATCACAATATAATCGTGCACTCTATAGTGAGCGTCAGATAGGATCATTAATGAAACCTTTTCTATATTATGCCGCCCTAGAGTATGGATTTAACCCGTCGACAACATTTATGAACGAACCCACAACATTTACCTACAACGGAGGAAAAGATTCCTATACACCAAATAACTATAATAGTTCATATGCTTATAAAAGTATTCCAATGGCGAATGCTCTCGCTGTTTCAGATAATATTTATGCCGTAAAAACTCATACGTTTCTTGGATTAGATGTGCTTCCAAAAACGACTAAACGATTTGGAATTTCAGCTAATATTCCTAGTATTCCTTCTGCAGCTCTTGGTGTTGAACCTGTAAATATTATGGAGATGGCTGAAGCCTACAGTATATTCGCTAATAATGGAAAATCCGTAAATAGAAAATTTATTACCTCTATCACGGATGACCGTGGATTTCTCGTCTATTCTGATACTAAGACAGAACAAAAGCAAATCCTGGATAAAACTAAAACTTATATTATGAATGAAATGATGACCGGAATGTTTAATTTACAACAAAATAATCATTTATCTATAACCGGTCTATCTATTATTCAAAACTTAACTCATCAATATGCAGGTAAAAGTGGATCGACAAATACCGATTCCTGGATGATTGGATACACTCCCGAACTTTTAACAACAGTATGGACGGGATATGATCAGGGTAGAACGTTGGATGGAGTTGAAGTTAACCACTATGCTAAAAATATATGGTCTGAGGTAATGGAAAACTCGTTAAAAAACACTCAAACAGAATGGTTTGAAAAACCTAAAAACGTGGTTGCTGTCAAAATCGATCCTACAACGGGTTATCTAGCGTCGGAAGAATGCAAAAATAAAGTAACACTTTATTATGAAAAGAATAATGTCCCGTCTATTTCATGTGAGGACCATTATCATAAAAGTTCACTTACAGTTAGTCAGTAG
- a CDS encoding S1C family serine protease encodes MKKINVGKVSYTCAVILITGLITAWSVFFINNYYQEKSLKNGSTAALDNLTESNGNSQVVQNVVERQVVTQEEARIEAINKVSPAIVGVVNFANNATQGEGSGIIYKKDGKDAYIVTNQHVIDKGDYFEVVFSNGEHAEATLIGGDIYTDLAVLKVSDAKVDTVAEFGNTEDLKVGQTVIAIGNPLGLDFAGSATSGIVSGQDRVIAVDLNNDKVDDWEMTVLQTDTAINPGNSGGALINLDGKIVGINSMKIATSSVEGMSFSIPTYVAIPIITDLENYGEVRRPQLGVYIQEMGMIPDRLKEMLKIPTDQKTGVFIYEVFEGGIAEKMGLKAGDIVTAINGEEVEDTMAFRKKLYLMREGDKLELTVIQDGKTTTLSATVAPADKDKVSS; translated from the coding sequence ATGAAAAAAATTAATGTTGGAAAAGTTTCATATACCTGTGCAGTAATATTAATAACGGGGTTAATTACTGCATGGAGTGTCTTCTTTATAAATAATTATTATCAGGAAAAGTCGCTGAAGAATGGAAGTACCGCTGCGCTTGATAATTTAACAGAGTCAAATGGAAATTCTCAAGTTGTTCAAAACGTCGTTGAACGTCAGGTTGTTACACAGGAGGAGGCACGTATTGAGGCAATCAATAAGGTTTCTCCTGCTATTGTAGGGGTTGTAAATTTCGCTAATAATGCGACTCAAGGTGAGGGATCAGGAATTATTTACAAAAAGGATGGAAAAGATGCCTATATTGTAACTAATCAACACGTTATAGATAAGGGAGACTATTTTGAGGTTGTTTTTTCGAATGGGGAACATGCAGAAGCTACTCTAATTGGGGGAGATATTTATACGGATTTGGCAGTATTAAAGGTAAGTGATGCTAAGGTTGATACAGTCGCCGAGTTTGGCAATACTGAGGATTTAAAGGTAGGTCAAACTGTTATTGCAATTGGTAATCCACTAGGATTAGATTTTGCAGGATCTGCCACATCAGGGATTGTTTCAGGACAGGATCGTGTCATTGCCGTGGATTTAAATAATGATAAGGTTGACGACTGGGAAATGACAGTTTTACAAACAGATACTGCAATTAATCCAGGTAATAGTGGTGGGGCGCTCATTAACTTAGATGGAAAAATAGTAGGGATTAATTCAATGAAGATTGCGACAAGTTCTGTTGAAGGGATGTCATTTTCAATTCCTACATATGTTGCGATTCCTATCATTACAGATTTAGAAAATTACGGAGAGGTTCGTCGTCCACAATTAGGGGTATATATTCAAGAGATGGGAATGATTCCTGATCGTCTAAAAGAAATGCTTAAAATTCCAACAGATCAAAAAACCGGAGTTTTTATTTATGAAGTTTTTGAAGGTGGAATTGCTGAGAAAATGGGATTAAAAGCAGGTGATATTGTTACGGCTATTAATGGCGAGGAAGTAGAGGATACGATGGCCTTTAGAAAAAAATTATACCTTATGAGAGAGGGAGACAAACTAGAATTAACGGTTATTCAAGATGGAAAAACTACGACTTTATCGGCAACTGTTGCACCAGCCGATAAAGATAAGGTGTCTTCATAA
- a CDS encoding TatD family hydrolase, with the protein MLFDTHVHLNDKKYMDDLVEVIDRAKNEGVKYMLVVGYDQVSNQRAIELAEKYEFIYAAVGWHPVDAIYLTDELFDQLKEQLNHSKVVAVGECGLDYHWDTSPVDIQKEVFVKQIQLAKEINKPLIIHTRDSIQDTYDILKENSVDVIGGVMHCYSGSIEMARSFINLNFKISLGGPVTFTNGRRAQEVATHIPLEDLLIETDAPYLTPHPYRGTRNEPAYVSMVAKKIAELKNISDEKVAKQTTFNACQLFNIV; encoded by the coding sequence GTGCTTTTTGATACTCATGTACATTTAAATGATAAAAAATATATGGATGATTTAGTGGAGGTAATTGATAGGGCCAAAAATGAAGGGGTAAAGTATATGTTGGTTGTTGGATATGATCAAGTTTCGAACCAACGTGCTATTGAGCTAGCAGAAAAGTATGAATTTATTTATGCTGCAGTGGGATGGCATCCAGTTGATGCAATTTATTTAACGGATGAATTATTTGACCAATTAAAGGAGCAGCTAAATCACTCTAAAGTAGTTGCTGTGGGTGAATGTGGTCTTGATTATCATTGGGATACTTCTCCTGTAGATATACAGAAAGAGGTGTTTGTGAAGCAAATTCAATTAGCTAAAGAGATAAATAAACCCCTAATTATTCATACTCGTGATTCAATACAGGATACTTATGATATTTTGAAAGAGAATAGTGTTGATGTAATAGGGGGTGTCATGCACTGTTATAGTGGTAGTATTGAAATGGCACGGAGCTTTATTAATCTAAATTTTAAAATATCTTTAGGTGGTCCTGTCACTTTTACAAATGGTAGAAGGGCACAAGAAGTTGCTACCCATATTCCACTAGAAGATTTATTAATCGAAACGGATGCTCCCTATTTAACTCCGCATCCATATAGGGGAACACGGAATGAGCCTGCATATGTCTCGATGGTTGCCAAAAAGATAGCAGAGCTTAAAAATATATCGGATGAGAAGGTCGCGAAACAAACAACCTTTAATGCATGCCAACTATTTAATATTGTTTAA